The nucleotide window ACTTCCGGTCAGTTTGCCAGCTGGATAAGCTTCGGTGCGGCGGACAAGCCGCTCTTGTCGGCGGTGTCACCGAGATAAGGCGTGTTGATGTAGTAGCGATTTGCGGCCGTGTTGGCGACGCGCAGTTCCAGCGAATGGACGCCTGGAAGCAGCCGCCCCAGAGCAAAGCGATAGGGGCGCCAGCCTCTTCGATCGATCTGCCGGCCATCGAGCAGCGCCGCGACCACCGTGTGGACCTCGGGCAATTCGAGGACCCACTCGGCCTCATCGCCGATTTCGAGCGCCAGCCGATAAATGCCGGTACCGGAGAACCCGGCAAAACCCTGCGTTTCCCACCCTGCAACCACCGAGATCGGCACGAATCCCGCGTCAGGGTCCGGCGCGAAGCTCCAGCCGTCGACAAGCGATATCGCCCGAGGCGCGGCAAGCAGCGGCTGGTGCTCGAGATGGCCTCGCACGGTGGTCTTCTGCGTCGTCTTGCTCAGTCGAATGCATTGCACCTCCTGGGGCGCGAGCGCGACTGTCAGGTGGCTGAAGGCGGTTGCCTTTCCCACGTCTCCCGTCGTCGCGGACCAGACCTCGCACGCGAAACCGTCGCCGAAGGAAATCTCACTGATGAGGTGCGATGCGCCATCGTTGAACAGCACGACCCGCCACCAACCAGCGTCCTCATACCCCACCCATTGCCAGGGTCTGCCCGCGGAATGACAGGCAAGATCTGGACCCGATGACCGAAGCGACTGCAACAGAGCGGTGATGTCGTCTTTGCCGGGCATTCCTTCGAGATGGATCGACGGGCCGACGGCACGCCCCGCTGCGCCATCGCAGACGGTGGAGAGCCGCTCGCCTGAAGACCAGACAGCACCACCCGCCGCTTTGAAGACGGCGAGCGTGTGCAAGGTCTTCGTCGTCTCGAGCACGGTGACGGACGGCAGAACGACAGCATCGAAAACAAGGCCGGACGCGCGCAGGCGGCCGTTCTCGATCGTAGCGGTCGCCAAATCGGCCTCGCTGACGAACATGAAGTCGCAGCCTTCTGCTAAGAGCCCTTTGCACCAGGCGCCGATATGGGTTGCATGGCTGTGGCGCGGCCCTTCTGCGAAAGCTGTATGAAGAGGATAAAGGATCGCAACCGGCGTGCGGGGCGTGGCCCCCTCGATGAAGGCGGAAATCCGTGCCGTCTCCTCGGCAAACAGATCGTGGTAGCTCCACCACGGCTCGAAATTGATGCCCGGCCCGAAATCGAAACGTGGATTGGAAAACGGCGTCGGATCGTCGTCGCGCCCGTCCGTCTGGTAGACGCCGTGCCAGAGGAACTGTCGGCTCCCGAGGCAGTGAAGCCGGATGGCCTGCGCCCGCATCGTCTCCAGGGTCAGTTCCCATTGCCCGGCGGCACGCACGGGCGTTCGCTCGGCGCTGGCATAAGTTTCGACGACGCATCGGCTGCGACCATTCGAACGAGCAACGGAGTCGCCGAGCTTCGGCGCCAGCTGCGCCACGAAATTGTTGGAATCAACGGCCGTCTCGTGCCGGTAGGCATCGATGCCGAAGAAATCCACGGCAAGCGCCACCCTGGGGTCGATGCTGGTAAAACCGCCGTTCAGCGACCACGAACTGACATGCGGCAGGATTTCGTGCCCAGTGAGGACGATCCCCCTGCCCTCGGCCCATCGGCGCAACGTGCCGGAGAAGGCCTCGTTCATCAGGGCCGAATAAGCGGCGTAGAATTGGGCGCGCAGCCGCAGGGTTTCAGGCCCGACGCCACGCACCAGCGCCATCAGGGCCCTGGCGAAGGTCTCTCCCGTGCCGCGCGACACGGCGTCCGGCAGGGTCGGCGCATAGAGCAGGCTGTTGCCGAGGTCACCGGAGATCTGGCTCCACTTGTAGAAACCCGCCGCCGGCTGGTCGTAGAATACGAAGCCGACGGGGTCTGGCACGAGAGCGCCAAGCGCCTCGATCAGCGGATCGAGTCCGACTTCGATGAACCGCTCCGCAGCCTCCGGCAGGAGATAATTGATCAGCCGCGAGGTCCTCGACCGGGCGCTGACGAACACCGTGAGCACCTGCCCCTCGGCGGGTACACCGTCGAACGCATGGGTGCAGGATATTCCGTCGCTTTCGATGATGGATGTCCGCGCCGTGACATCGACCACCTGATCGAGGCTGTCGATGCCGACCGACGGATGCAGCAGCGCTGCCTCGACGGTCCATTCGCACCACTCGACGATGCTGCCCTCATACTGCCACGCGACGATATCGGGGCCCATTGTCCGGGTGAACGGCGGATGGATGCCGCTGATCTCGCCCCGCGCCCCTCCCGAGGACGACCAGAACAGGTGGCGCTCGCGCAGGTCGTCGCGGTCCACGACCGTCCGGCCGCCGGCGTGACCGCTGATCCAGTTGTAATCGTCGTAGATCCCGAGCTTCAGGCCCAGCTTGCCGGCAATCCCAGCCGCAACACGATAGGCGTCCAGATAGGCCGGCGACAGGTAGTCATCGCGCGACATTGCGAGACGGGCCTGGATCAGGATCGTGCCGATCCCCTTCTGTTTGAAATCGGCGAGCTGCGCGTGGCAAACGTCCTCTGCCGGGATCGAATGCCAGAACCAGTAGGCCGACGGGCGAAACGCGGCTGTCGGGTTCTCGAACAAGTCGCGGCGGCCGATATCCTGCCCGGTTGGGATCTGCTCCAACTCGTCTCTCCCTAGTGGCTTGCTGCCGTCACGCGTTGCATGGCTTTGGTCGTTTCCGTCCAGGCCGGCTTGTCGGGGGCGAAGCGCGCTCTCAGATAATCGGCGAGATCCTTGATCTGGCCGTCGTTCAGCGTCCGGCGGAAAGCCGGCATCGACATCACCTCCGGGGCTTGGCGGCCGGTCGTCTGCGCAAGGATTGCCGGCGCCTCGACACCGTTCAGGATTGCCTGGATGAGATTGTCAGGGGTCGCCGCATGAAGGTTGCTGTTGAGTGCCAGCGACGACAGGATCGTGTTTCCAGAATGGCACGTGGCGCAGGCGCCATTAAACAGCCGCTCGCCCTTCGGCGAAATCCGCGCGGCGGAAGCCTTTGCCGCTTCACTCGCGGCAAGGGCGGCCTGGCTCTGCGCCTTGCTATCGGCGGGCGCCTCGTTGAGGCTTGCGAGATAGGTCGCCATGGCGCGAATATCGCTATCCGGCAGCGGCTGCATGACCTCGACGACATGTGCCATCGGGCCGGCTGCACTGCCATGATCGCGCGAGTGTCCGGTGCGCAGATAGT belongs to Rhizobium indicum and includes:
- a CDS encoding carbohydrate-binding protein — its product is MEQIPTGQDIGRRDLFENPTAAFRPSAYWFWHSIPAEDVCHAQLADFKQKGIGTILIQARLAMSRDDYLSPAYLDAYRVAAGIAGKLGLKLGIYDDYNWISGHAGGRTVVDRDDLRERHLFWSSSGGARGEISGIHPPFTRTMGPDIVAWQYEGSIVEWCEWTVEAALLHPSVGIDSLDQVVDVTARTSIIESDGISCTHAFDGVPAEGQVLTVFVSARSRTSRLINYLLPEAAERFIEVGLDPLIEALGALVPDPVGFVFYDQPAAGFYKWSQISGDLGNSLLYAPTLPDAVSRGTGETFARALMALVRGVGPETLRLRAQFYAAYSALMNEAFSGTLRRWAEGRGIVLTGHEILPHVSSWSLNGGFTSIDPRVALAVDFFGIDAYRHETAVDSNNFVAQLAPKLGDSVARSNGRSRCVVETYASAERTPVRAAGQWELTLETMRAQAIRLHCLGSRQFLWHGVYQTDGRDDDPTPFSNPRFDFGPGINFEPWWSYHDLFAEETARISAFIEGATPRTPVAILYPLHTAFAEGPRHSHATHIGAWCKGLLAEGCDFMFVSEADLATATIENGRLRASGLVFDAVVLPSVTVLETTKTLHTLAVFKAAGGAVWSSGERLSTVCDGAAGRAVGPSIHLEGMPGKDDITALLQSLRSSGPDLACHSAGRPWQWVGYEDAGWWRVVLFNDGASHLISEISFGDGFACEVWSATTGDVGKATAFSHLTVALAPQEVQCIRLSKTTQKTTVRGHLEHQPLLAAPRAISLVDGWSFAPDPDAGFVPISVVAGWETQGFAGFSGTGIYRLALEIGDEAEWVLELPEVHTVVAALLDGRQIDRRGWRPYRFALGRLLPGVHSLELRVANTAANRYYINTPYLGDTADKSGLSAAPKLIQLAN